In one Silene latifolia isolate original U9 population chromosome 10, ASM4854445v1, whole genome shotgun sequence genomic region, the following are encoded:
- the LOC141607730 gene encoding uncharacterized protein LOC141607730, with amino-acid sequence MIFRSRCTGQERVYNLIIDGGSYTNVASTIMFSKLSLPTQEQPSPYKLRWLNKCSEVRVDKQCIAPFSIGKVCKDEVLCYVVPMDVCHLLLGRPWEFDRNTTHWGKENIYSFMHQQESYPDSFATKPKRLWNS; translated from the coding sequence ATGATATTCAGAAGTAGATGCACTGGCCAAGAGAGGGTGTATAATCTGATCATTGATGGAGGTAGCTATACCAATGTAGCTTCCACCATTATGTTCAGCAAGCTGAGTTTGCCCACCCAGGAGCAGCCCAGTCCATACAAGTTAAGGTGGTTAAACAAATGCTCTGAAGTAAGAGTTGACAAGCAGTGCATTGCTCCTTTCTCAATTGGGAAGGTGTGTAAAGATGAAGTGTTATGTTATGTGGTCCCTATGGATGTCTGCCACCTACTATTGGGTAGGCCATGGGAGTTTGACAGGAACACCACTCACTGGGGAAAAGAAAATATCTATAGTTTCATGCACCAGCAAGAAAGTTACCCTGACTCCTTTGCCACCAAACCAAAGAGGCTTTGGAATTCCTAA